Proteins encoded within one genomic window of Nonomuraea gerenzanensis:
- a CDS encoding TerC family protein, whose amino-acid sequence MHVSAAVWWLTILGIVGLLLFDFFFHVRKSHVPTLREASIWSALYVGIALLFGVGVWVFGGSEPGAEYFAGYVTEKALSVDNLFVFLVIMSSFKVPRADQQKALLFGIVFSLLARSGFILVGAALINMFAWVFYLFGLILLLTAGNLLKPEGEESHSPENLMVRVARRLLRTSDTYDGDKLFTVQDGKRVMTPMLLVMIAIGGTDILFALDSIPAIFGLTQNVYLVFTATAFSLLGLRQLYFLIDGLLDRLIFLAYGLAVILAFIGVKLILHALHENNVPFINDGEPVPVVEISTGLSLSVIIGVLAITIAASLFSARGRVQNTVSMVRRLAQEYLDVEHDPELRGQLFARLLAEEERLRRLPDKHRKLIRGEDKLADLVRRAHEEHSRA is encoded by the coding sequence GTGCACGTATCCGCCGCGGTGTGGTGGCTGACGATCCTGGGGATCGTCGGGCTGCTGCTGTTCGACTTCTTCTTCCACGTCCGCAAGTCGCACGTGCCCACGCTGCGCGAGGCGTCGATCTGGTCCGCCCTGTACGTCGGCATCGCCCTGCTGTTCGGCGTGGGGGTCTGGGTGTTCGGCGGCTCGGAGCCGGGGGCGGAGTACTTCGCCGGTTACGTGACGGAGAAGGCGCTGTCGGTCGACAACCTCTTCGTGTTCCTCGTGATCATGTCGAGCTTCAAGGTGCCGCGCGCCGACCAGCAGAAGGCGCTGCTGTTCGGCATCGTCTTCTCGCTGCTGGCCAGGAGCGGGTTCATCCTGGTCGGGGCGGCTCTGATCAACATGTTCGCCTGGGTGTTCTACCTGTTCGGGCTCATCCTGCTGCTCACGGCGGGCAACCTGCTCAAGCCGGAGGGCGAGGAGAGCCACTCCCCCGAAAATCTCATGGTGCGCGTGGCGCGGCGGCTGCTGCGTACCAGTGACACCTACGACGGCGACAAGCTGTTCACCGTCCAGGACGGCAAGCGCGTCATGACGCCGATGCTGCTCGTCATGATCGCGATCGGCGGCACCGACATCCTGTTCGCGCTGGACTCCATCCCGGCCATCTTCGGCCTCACCCAGAACGTCTACCTCGTCTTCACCGCCACCGCTTTCTCCCTGCTGGGGCTGCGGCAGCTCTACTTCCTCATCGACGGGCTGCTGGACCGGCTGATCTTCCTCGCGTACGGCCTGGCGGTCATCCTGGCCTTCATCGGGGTGAAGCTGATCCTGCACGCGCTGCACGAGAACAACGTGCCGTTCATCAACGACGGCGAGCCGGTGCCGGTGGTGGAGATCAGCACCGGCCTGTCCCTGTCGGTGATCATCGGTGTGCTGGCGATCACGATCGCGGCCTCGCTGTTCAGCGCGCGGGGGCGGGTGCAGAACACGGTGTCGATGGTGCGCAGGCTCGCTCAGGAGTACCTGGACGTCGAGCACGATCCCGAGCTGCGCGGGCAGCTCTTCGCCAGGCTGCTGGCCGAGGAGGAGCGGCTCAGGCGGCTGCCGGACAAGCACAGGAAGCTGATCCGCGGCGAGGACAAGCTGGCGGACCTGGTACGCCGCGCCCACGAGGAGCACAGCCGCGCGTGA
- a CDS encoding AAA family ATPase, producing MTTTVHHEGLRAPGSGPNDPESVTRKKMQFWDRSKFLIALVLAYLVLTWKVMADYEGIIGFPEAARRIAIEYQWIFWLLGAELLRQVHFLVSEHWSGYHRFWSQKVFGGFERWTHRRFDDWTRFRLARALKILFFVTLIALVLGAVLDVSPFTALLQAPALIWQALPFFLQIVFLFFFVIIQFVGLFWFLSRGGVETYFPDDIKTRFHDVWGQDHVVERVQENIVFLERPDEIERRGGYVPSGLLLWGPPGTGKTLMAEAVAGETGKPYVFVDPGAFTNMFMGIGILKVKSLFRKLRKLALRYGGVIVFFDEADSLGKRGRLAQQGPPGQGGGFAGHSSGFDGCHGMTYMSEATRQLLAFGGGRGGEEEPGRRNRFMMGGGMMNSGDPGTLQALLTELSGLKKPRGFFNRLVRRLLGMRPKPPPKYRILVMMATNRPDALDEALLRPGRIDRIYKVGYPSKAGRVRTYQGYFDKVSHELTHEQIDKLATITPYATGATIKDLVNESLITAIRDGREIITWSDVLRAKRLKQLGPPEDVEYIERERHAVAVHEACHAVVAYVTRFHLEIDIATIEKGADYLGMVASIKPEDQFTRWKSEHEADIMVSLASLAGERMFFGEDNSSGVSGDLYSATYLTAMMESYWGMGSGVTSLPALQELEIMGGKAVRKPGAGGSIGITDREPARRQQDMTPDVLGERIEFNLVRLLEKTEELLQEHRREVLCLAHALETHKTLNGDDVVAIIRREPGPLLDGSIYASDELYRELEEYHRDAVRAHKEHSRIERELPGHQEPVQAVPGAFTVAGVVVQPAPGGVGPVMQVPGAPPGSPVMQAPPGSPPVIQAPPPPAGTPPPMAPPAGAPVPLAQEPPAGPGAAPAAGPPTGSAAGSAAEQPDRPEFVPWAGTAQAPVPVQPAVPVVVSTPAATPPPERRGGGRIWLVIASLLGLVVLSIIAALAVTGTLGGGNGAGSAVSGVASPGLLLLLFVVVVSGIVGAGLAFVAIKGIRTAQAKAEQERDQAHARAQLLAAAMDPDTAMRLLGYDGNGTDRRT from the coding sequence TTGACCACGACAGTTCACCACGAAGGGCTGCGCGCCCCCGGCAGCGGGCCCAATGATCCCGAATCCGTCACCAGAAAGAAGATGCAGTTCTGGGACCGGAGCAAATTCCTGATCGCGCTCGTGCTGGCCTACCTCGTCCTCACCTGGAAGGTGATGGCCGACTACGAGGGCATCATCGGTTTTCCCGAGGCGGCGCGGCGCATCGCGATCGAATACCAGTGGATCTTCTGGCTGCTCGGCGCGGAGCTGCTGCGGCAGGTGCACTTCCTCGTCAGCGAGCACTGGTCGGGTTACCACCGCTTCTGGAGCCAGAAGGTCTTCGGCGGGTTCGAGCGCTGGACGCACCGCCGCTTCGACGACTGGACGCGCTTCCGCCTCGCCCGCGCGCTGAAGATCCTCTTCTTCGTCACGCTGATCGCCCTGGTGCTGGGGGCGGTGCTGGACGTCAGCCCGTTCACCGCGCTGCTCCAGGCGCCGGCGCTGATCTGGCAGGCGCTGCCGTTCTTCCTGCAGATCGTCTTCCTGTTCTTCTTCGTCATCATCCAGTTCGTCGGCCTGTTCTGGTTCCTGTCCAGGGGCGGCGTCGAGACGTACTTCCCCGACGACATCAAGACCCGCTTCCACGACGTGTGGGGGCAGGACCACGTGGTCGAGCGCGTCCAGGAGAACATCGTCTTCCTGGAGCGGCCGGACGAGATCGAGAGGCGCGGCGGGTACGTCCCCAGCGGCCTGCTGCTGTGGGGCCCGCCGGGCACCGGCAAGACCCTCATGGCCGAGGCCGTGGCCGGTGAGACCGGCAAGCCGTACGTGTTCGTGGATCCGGGCGCGTTCACGAACATGTTCATGGGCATCGGCATCCTCAAGGTCAAGTCGCTGTTCAGGAAGCTGCGCAAGCTGGCCCTCCGGTACGGCGGCGTGATCGTCTTCTTCGACGAGGCCGACTCCCTCGGCAAGCGCGGCAGGCTGGCCCAGCAGGGACCGCCCGGGCAGGGCGGCGGCTTCGCCGGGCACTCCTCGGGCTTCGACGGCTGCCACGGCATGACCTACATGTCCGAGGCCACCCGTCAGCTGCTCGCCTTCGGCGGCGGGCGCGGCGGCGAGGAGGAGCCGGGCCGGCGCAACCGCTTCATGATGGGCGGGGGCATGATGAACAGCGGCGACCCCGGCACGCTGCAGGCGCTGCTCACCGAGCTGTCCGGCCTGAAGAAGCCGCGCGGGTTCTTCAACCGGCTGGTGCGCCGGCTGCTGGGCATGCGGCCCAAACCGCCGCCCAAGTACCGCATCCTGGTCATGATGGCCACCAACCGGCCCGACGCGCTGGACGAGGCGCTGCTGCGGCCGGGCCGCATCGACCGCATCTACAAGGTCGGCTACCCGTCCAAGGCCGGGCGGGTGCGCACCTACCAGGGCTACTTCGACAAGGTCTCGCACGAGCTCACCCACGAGCAGATCGACAAGCTGGCCACGATCACCCCGTACGCCACCGGCGCCACGATCAAGGACCTGGTCAACGAGTCGCTCATCACCGCCATCAGGGACGGGCGCGAGATCATCACCTGGTCGGACGTGCTGCGCGCCAAGCGGCTCAAGCAGCTCGGCCCGCCGGAGGACGTCGAGTACATCGAGCGCGAGCGGCACGCGGTGGCCGTGCACGAGGCGTGCCACGCCGTCGTCGCCTACGTCACCCGCTTCCACCTCGAGATCGACATCGCCACCATCGAGAAGGGCGCCGACTACCTGGGCATGGTCGCCTCGATCAAGCCCGAGGACCAGTTCACCCGGTGGAAGTCCGAGCACGAGGCCGACATCATGGTGTCGCTGGCCTCACTGGCCGGGGAGCGCATGTTCTTCGGTGAGGACAACTCCTCCGGCGTCTCCGGTGACCTGTACTCCGCCACGTACCTGACGGCGATGATGGAGTCGTACTGGGGGATGGGCTCGGGCGTCACCTCGCTGCCCGCCCTCCAGGAGCTGGAGATCATGGGCGGCAAGGCCGTGCGCAAGCCGGGCGCCGGCGGCTCCATCGGCATCACCGACAGGGAGCCGGCCAGGCGTCAGCAGGACATGACGCCCGACGTGCTGGGCGAGCGCATCGAGTTCAACCTGGTGCGGCTGCTGGAGAAGACCGAGGAGCTGCTGCAGGAGCATCGCAGGGAGGTGCTCTGCCTGGCGCACGCGCTGGAGACGCACAAGACGCTCAACGGTGACGACGTGGTCGCCATCATCCGCAGGGAGCCGGGGCCGCTGCTCGACGGCAGCATCTACGCCTCCGACGAGCTGTACCGGGAGCTGGAGGAGTATCACCGCGACGCGGTCAGGGCGCACAAGGAGCACAGCCGGATCGAGCGGGAGCTGCCCGGACACCAGGAGCCGGTGCAGGCGGTGCCGGGGGCCTTCACTGTCGCCGGGGTGGTCGTGCAACCTGCGCCGGGGGGTGTGGGGCCGGTCATGCAGGTGCCTGGGGCGCCGCCCGGGTCGCCCGTCATGCAGGCGCCGCCGGGGTCGCCGCCCGTGATCCAGGCGCCGCCGCCTCCGGCGGGCACGCCGCCGCCCATGGCCCCGCCTGCGGGCGCGCCCGTGCCGCTCGCGCAGGAGCCGCCTGCCGGGCCCGGCGCCGCACCGGCTGCTGGGCCGCCCACCGGATCGGCCGCTGGTTCGGCTGCCGAGCAGCCGGATCGGCCGGAGTTCGTGCCCTGGGCCGGCACCGCGCAGGCGCCGGTTCCTGTGCAGCCGGCGGTCCCCGTCGTCGTGAGCACCCCCGCCGCCACGCCGCCCCCTGAGCGGCGGGGTGGGGGCCGGATCTGGCTGGTGATCGCCAGCCTGCTCGGGCTCGTGGTGCTGTCCATCATCGCGGCGCTCGCGGTGACGGGCACGCTGGGCGGGGGCAACGGCGCCGGCTCGGCGGTGTCCGGGGTGGCCTCACCGGGGCTGCTGCTCCTGCTGTTCGTGGTGGTCGTCTCGGGGATCGTGGGCGCCGGGCTGGCGTTCGTCGCGATCAAGGGCATCCGTACGGCGCAGGCCAAGGCGGAGCAGGAACGTGACCAGGCCCACGCCAGGGCCCAGCTCCTGGCCGCGGCCATGGATCCCGACACGGCCATGCGGCTGCTCGGTTACGACGGCAACGGAACCGACCGCCGTACCTGA
- a CDS encoding LptM family lipoprotein, translating to MKKTRALIALMVAVLMLSACGQPEFTYVRDKSGTTYFKVPASFTQLDAYPIELYLSGDHPNSQAALLRAQRVWSTAFDQSADPSVNHLLGSTEPFVYATVHQLTEEQRDAISLNRLRDFVLPVTEEMRAAYLQQAMATNQPPMFSRFEPLSDEVLTLDSGARGVRVRFNYQIGNDVQTFDHTAILDEKGATVSVMLIGCQSVCYLKRAAEFDKIASSFKLLRLPG from the coding sequence GTGAAAAAGACACGGGCTTTGATCGCGCTCATGGTCGCGGTCCTGATGCTGTCCGCGTGCGGACAGCCGGAGTTCACCTACGTACGCGACAAGAGCGGCACCACGTACTTCAAGGTGCCGGCCTCATTCACGCAGCTCGACGCCTATCCCATCGAGCTGTACCTGTCCGGCGACCATCCCAACTCGCAGGCGGCGCTCCTGCGGGCCCAGCGGGTCTGGTCGACGGCCTTCGACCAGTCAGCGGATCCGTCGGTCAACCATCTCCTGGGCTCGACGGAGCCCTTCGTCTACGCCACCGTGCACCAGCTCACCGAGGAGCAACGGGACGCCATCTCCCTCAACAGGCTGCGCGACTTCGTCCTCCCAGTGACCGAGGAGATGCGCGCCGCCTACCTGCAGCAGGCCATGGCGACGAACCAGCCGCCGATGTTCAGCCGCTTCGAGCCGCTCAGCGACGAGGTGCTCACCCTCGACAGCGGGGCCAGGGGAGTACGCGTCCGCTTCAACTACCAGATCGGCAACGACGTCCAGACCTTCGACCACACCGCCATTCTCGACGAGAAGGGCGCCACGGTCTCCGTCATGCTCATCGGCTGCCAGTCGGTCTGCTACCTGAAGCGCGCCGCCGAGTTCGACAAGATCGCGAGTTCTTTCAAGCTGCTCCGGCTGCCCGGATGA
- a CDS encoding carboxymuconolactone decarboxylase family protein: protein METVDSFGMTAERQFADLWSRSVLTVRERRLLLLGLLVGQGLHEMTDAQLDVALRAGELSEAELREVAVFLTHYAGWARGAKLNDQVESLIARVTRARSDRSDPGG from the coding sequence ATGGAGACCGTCGACTCCTTCGGCATGACGGCCGAGCGTCAGTTCGCCGACCTGTGGTCCCGGTCGGTCCTGACGGTCAGGGAGCGTCGCCTGCTCCTCCTCGGGCTGCTCGTCGGCCAGGGGCTGCACGAGATGACCGACGCCCAGCTCGACGTGGCGTTGCGCGCCGGCGAGCTGAGCGAGGCCGAGCTGCGGGAGGTGGCGGTCTTCCTGACCCACTACGCCGGCTGGGCCAGGGGCGCCAAGCTGAACGACCAGGTGGAGTCGCTGATCGCGCGGGTCACGCGGGCTCGATCCGATAGATCGGACCCTGGAGGCTGA
- a CDS encoding PQQ-dependent sugar dehydrogenase: protein MRLVVAGLCLMAVTACTPEQPAGSATRPATPTGAAPSPRTSPPEPQTSTSTPRPARGELRFTEIARLEQPVAFAVRKGDDRLYVAEQTGRLRTTDGRTVIDLSGEVSTGNEQGLLGVAFHPTGRWVYLDWTDARGHTHITEWAYDGERATGRREVLKQDQPYANHNGGQLAFGPDGLLYIAFGDGGGAGDPQGNGQDLGTLLGKIVRIDPRGTPYKIPRDNPFAGRRGVRGEIWAYGLRNPWRFSFDRGTGDLWIGDVGQNAWEEVDHQPARSRGGENYGWNLREGKVRFRDGQARDLVEPVIVYPLNEGGNCSVIAGYVYRGERIPWLRGQFLYGDFCAGWVRAAPADDVTGSAEVGKVEQLSSFGEGPDGELYALSLQGPIYRIEPA from the coding sequence GTGCGCCTCGTCGTGGCCGGGCTCTGCCTCATGGCCGTCACCGCCTGTACGCCCGAGCAGCCGGCGGGGTCGGCGACGCGCCCCGCCACGCCCACGGGCGCGGCCCCCTCACCCCGCACCAGCCCGCCCGAGCCGCAGACCAGCACGTCCACGCCCAGGCCCGCGCGGGGCGAGCTGCGCTTCACCGAGATCGCCCGGCTGGAGCAGCCCGTGGCGTTCGCGGTGCGCAAGGGCGACGACCGGCTGTACGTGGCCGAGCAGACGGGCCGCCTGCGCACCACCGACGGCAGGACCGTGATCGACCTGTCGGGCGAGGTGAGCACGGGCAACGAGCAGGGGCTGCTCGGCGTCGCGTTCCACCCCACGGGCCGCTGGGTCTACCTCGACTGGACCGATGCGCGGGGCCACACCCACATCACCGAGTGGGCCTACGACGGCGAGCGGGCGACCGGCAGGCGCGAGGTGCTCAAGCAGGACCAGCCGTACGCCAACCACAACGGCGGCCAGCTCGCCTTCGGCCCCGACGGCCTGCTCTACATCGCCTTCGGCGACGGCGGCGGCGCGGGCGACCCGCAGGGCAACGGCCAGGACCTGGGCACGCTGCTGGGCAAGATCGTGCGCATCGACCCGCGCGGCACCCCGTACAAGATCCCTCGCGACAACCCGTTCGCCGGCCGGCGGGGCGTGCGGGGCGAGATCTGGGCCTACGGCCTGCGCAACCCCTGGCGGTTCAGCTTCGACCGCGGCACCGGCGACCTGTGGATCGGCGACGTCGGCCAGAACGCCTGGGAGGAGGTCGACCACCAGCCCGCCCGCTCGCGCGGCGGCGAGAACTACGGCTGGAACCTGCGCGAGGGCAAGGTGCGCTTCCGCGACGGCCAGGCCCGCGACCTCGTCGAGCCGGTGATCGTCTACCCGCTGAACGAGGGCGGCAACTGCTCGGTGATCGCCGGGTACGTCTACCGCGGCGAGCGGATCCCCTGGCTGCGGGGGCAGTTCCTGTACGGCGACTTCTGCGCCGGCTGGGTCAGGGCCGCGCCCGCCGACGACGTGACGGGCTCGGCCGAGGTCGGCAAGGTGGAGCAGCTCTCGTCGTTCGGGGAGGGCCCCGACGGCGAGCTGTACGCGCTCAGCCTCCAGGGTCCGATCTATCGGATCGAGCCCGCGTGA
- a CDS encoding SDR family NAD(P)-dependent oxidoreductase, with protein sequence MPTALITGATAGIGAAFARHLAADAYSLVLVARDELRLTKVADQLKLRYGVSVEVLPADLATEEGLARVESRLRDGVDLLVNNAGFGNAGHFPDVPVANEVRMLKVHCEAVLRLTLAALPGMRERDRGAIINVASVAAFFTRGTYSASKAWVVNFSESAATSLGPSRIRVMALCPGFVRTEFHQRASMDSSGIPWFLWLKADAVVRAAMRDLALGKRVSVPDLRYKLIVAIGRLVPRGLQAMVSQRIGR encoded by the coding sequence ATGCCAACCGCACTGATCACTGGCGCGACCGCCGGCATCGGCGCCGCCTTCGCGCGCCACCTGGCCGCCGACGCCTATTCGCTCGTCCTCGTGGCGCGCGACGAGCTCCGCCTCACCAAGGTCGCCGACCAGCTCAAGCTCAGGTACGGCGTGTCCGTCGAGGTGCTGCCCGCCGACCTGGCGACCGAGGAGGGCCTGGCCAGGGTCGAGTCGAGGCTGCGTGACGGCGTCGATCTGCTCGTCAACAACGCCGGCTTCGGCAACGCCGGGCACTTCCCCGACGTGCCGGTCGCCAACGAGGTCCGCATGCTGAAGGTGCACTGCGAGGCGGTGCTGCGGCTGACGCTGGCGGCGCTGCCCGGCATGCGGGAGCGCGACCGGGGCGCGATCATCAACGTGGCGTCGGTGGCGGCGTTCTTCACCCGGGGCACCTACAGCGCGTCCAAGGCGTGGGTGGTGAACTTCAGCGAGTCGGCCGCGACGTCGCTCGGCCCCTCGCGCATCCGGGTCATGGCGCTGTGCCCCGGCTTCGTGCGCACCGAGTTCCACCAGCGGGCCTCGATGGACAGCTCGGGCATCCCGTGGTTCCTGTGGCTGAAGGCCGACGCCGTGGTGCGCGCGGCCATGCGCGACCTGGCGCTGGGCAAGCGGGTGTCGGTCCCCGACCTGCGCTACAAGCTCATCGTGGCGATCGGCCGGCTGGTGCCGCGCGGCCTGCAGGCCATGGTGTCCCAGCGCATCGGCCGCTGA
- a CDS encoding ABC transporter ATP-binding protein translates to MASIVLTNVDKIYAGGVKAVNGLNLEIKDGEFMVLVGPSGCGKSTALRMIAGLEDISGGEIAIGDKVVNHLPPKDRDIAMVFQNYALYPHMTVEENLAFGLKLRKMPKPEIQKRVNEAAKMLGLETYLKRKPAALSGGQRQRVAMGRAIVREPQAFLMDEPLSNLDAKLRVSMRASLNQMHERLGVTTVYVTHDQVEAMTLGDRVCVLRDGLLQQVDTPQNLFDKPVNLFVAGFMGSPSMNFVTAELIRGDGGAAVAFADIKLSIPESTFSEKPGLDQYIGKKIILGIRPSDFEDAASAGSHANGWATLPVKAEVTEELGSEINVLFLIDAPPVEHKDTVAAADAGDDEDATLPLSGDKSLWTARVNARSHVRPGQSIELVVDTHNLHFFDPASGLSIGHEANR, encoded by the coding sequence ATGGCATCCATCGTTCTGACGAACGTCGACAAGATCTACGCCGGTGGCGTAAAGGCCGTGAACGGGCTCAACCTTGAGATCAAGGATGGCGAGTTCATGGTGCTGGTCGGCCCGTCCGGTTGCGGTAAGTCGACCGCGCTCCGGATGATCGCGGGTCTGGAGGACATCAGCGGTGGCGAGATCGCCATCGGCGACAAGGTGGTCAACCACTTGCCGCCCAAGGACCGCGACATCGCGATGGTCTTCCAGAACTACGCGCTCTACCCGCACATGACGGTCGAGGAGAACCTCGCCTTCGGCCTCAAGCTGCGCAAGATGCCCAAGCCGGAGATCCAGAAGCGGGTCAACGAGGCCGCCAAGATGCTCGGCCTGGAGACCTACCTCAAGCGCAAGCCGGCCGCCCTGTCCGGTGGTCAGCGCCAGCGTGTCGCCATGGGCCGCGCCATCGTCCGTGAGCCGCAGGCCTTCCTCATGGACGAGCCGCTGTCCAACCTGGACGCCAAGCTCCGCGTCTCCATGCGCGCCTCGCTCAACCAGATGCACGAGCGCCTCGGCGTCACCACCGTCTACGTCACGCACGACCAGGTCGAGGCCATGACCCTCGGCGACCGCGTCTGCGTGCTGCGCGACGGTCTGCTGCAGCAGGTCGACACCCCGCAGAACCTGTTCGACAAGCCGGTCAACCTGTTCGTCGCCGGCTTCATGGGCTCGCCCTCGATGAACTTCGTCACCGCCGAGCTGATCCGCGGCGACGGCGGCGCCGCCGTGGCCTTCGCCGACATCAAGCTGTCGATCCCCGAGTCGACCTTCTCCGAGAAGCCGGGCCTCGACCAGTACATCGGCAAGAAGATCATCCTCGGCATCCGCCCGTCCGACTTCGAGGACGCCGCCTCCGCCGGCAGCCACGCCAACGGCTGGGCCACGCTGCCCGTCAAGGCGGAGGTCACCGAGGAGCTGGGCTCCGAGATCAACGTCCTGTTCCTGATCGACGCCCCGCCGGTCGAGCACAAGGACACCGTCGCCGCCGCCGACGCGGGTGACGACGAGGACGCCACGCTGCCGCTGTCGGGCGACAAGTCCCTGTGGACCGCCCGCGTCAACGCCCGCAGCCACGTGCGCCCCGGCCAGAGCATCGAGCTGGTCGTCGACACGCACAACCTGCACTTCTTCGACCCGGCCTCCGGCCTGTCGATCGGCCACGAGGCCAACCGCTGA
- a CDS encoding LacI family DNA-binding transcriptional regulator, whose amino-acid sequence MDKRATIKDVAEAAGVGVATVSRVLSGGSASPQTRERVLAVAAQLDYRPSALGRNLRQRRTGGMGLLVPDLTDTFYAQLAEGVLACARSAGEPVMLGSTAGDPEQEAELIGMLLEQSVDRLIAVPSGEEDTWAPAIRAGMTVVFADRLPAPPAPEEEDPAAAAVGDLMLLDGLAAPQPAFSRPPEVPAVLADDRAGIRTAVRYLRGLGHRRIAFLGGPGHDRRVAAFREAVGAPVDEELVVFGTGSRDSAYAAASGLFQSRPDLSAVVAGGNVLGEAAVLAARELDLRVPRDVSLVMYDDVPWAELCSPPLTVVAQPGRDMGYRAAELVLRSGGRRARSVVLPTELIIRGSCGPHR is encoded by the coding sequence ATGGACAAGCGGGCGACGATCAAGGATGTGGCCGAGGCAGCCGGCGTGGGCGTCGCCACCGTCTCCCGGGTGCTGTCGGGCGGCTCGGCCAGCCCGCAGACCAGGGAGCGCGTCCTGGCCGTCGCCGCGCAGCTCGACTACCGCCCCAGCGCGCTGGGCCGCAACCTGCGCCAGCGCCGCACGGGCGGCATGGGCCTGCTCGTCCCCGACCTGACCGACACCTTCTACGCCCAGCTCGCCGAGGGCGTGCTCGCCTGCGCCCGCTCGGCCGGCGAGCCGGTCATGCTCGGCTCCACGGCCGGCGACCCCGAGCAGGAGGCCGAGCTGATCGGCATGCTCCTGGAGCAGAGCGTCGACCGCCTCATCGCGGTCCCCTCGGGCGAGGAGGACACCTGGGCGCCGGCCATCCGCGCGGGCATGACGGTGGTCTTCGCCGACCGCCTGCCCGCCCCGCCGGCCCCCGAGGAGGAGGACCCGGCCGCCGCGGCCGTCGGCGACCTCATGCTCCTGGACGGCCTCGCCGCCCCCCAGCCCGCTTTCAGCCGCCCGCCGGAGGTGCCCGCCGTGCTGGCCGACGACCGGGCGGGCATCCGTACGGCGGTCCGCTACCTGCGCGGCCTGGGCCACAGGCGCATCGCCTTCCTCGGCGGCCCCGGCCACGACCGGCGGGTGGCGGCGTTCAGGGAGGCGGTGGGAGCGCCGGTGGACGAGGAGCTGGTCGTGTTCGGCACGGGCAGCCGTGACTCGGCCTACGCCGCCGCCTCCGGCCTGTTCCAGAGCCGTCCCGACCTGTCGGCGGTGGTCGCCGGGGGGAACGTGCTGGGCGAGGCCGCGGTGCTGGCCGCCAGGGAGCTGGACCTGCGGGTGCCGCGCGACGTGTCGCTGGTCATGTACGACGACGTGCCCTGGGCCGAGCTGTGCTCGCCGCCCCTGACGGTGGTCGCCCAGCCGGGTCGCGACATGGGCTACCGCGCGGCCGAGCTGGTGCTGCGCTCGGGCGGCCGCAGGGCCCGCTCCGTCGTGCTGCCCACCGAGCTGATCATCCGGGGAAGCTGCGGCCCGCACCGGTGA
- a CDS encoding M29 family metallopeptidase — protein MTTNPYAASPFSYVAEPAAAPYAIVELMPGVHNLCEYVRLAAGERVLLIMEHTVDPVVVQAIAAAAALRDADVRILSVPSFSAGGWDGEAPLPIETAAFREADVVISGTWWGEVHTKPLFFDQIRARSARFLSLHMTATAGALLTGARLPAEVFHALVAAALRRLGGAASIRVTSARGTDLTFSGVTFEDAGPDGLRPGDWRPFPYGGVNCWPTGTEGVLVVEDSTVTGVPEEPLRITLEGNLVRKIEGGSAAAQLRRYAPGGYYMRHALFGLNPKVRVAGGTQFEREKHAGAFYCGLDGLTDGVPVTTGPGYAHCDCQVDRPTVVVDGETFVERGRLLLLDEPEIRQVAARFGPPEVILDDNPVMILPRRYTGLTGAGRSFPG, from the coding sequence ATGACGACCAATCCGTACGCGGCCTCGCCCTTCAGCTACGTCGCCGAGCCGGCCGCGGCCCCGTACGCGATCGTCGAGCTGATGCCCGGCGTGCACAACCTGTGCGAGTACGTCCGGCTGGCCGCGGGCGAACGCGTGCTGCTGATCATGGAGCACACCGTGGACCCGGTCGTCGTCCAGGCCATCGCCGCGGCGGCGGCGCTGCGCGACGCGGACGTGCGCATCCTGTCGGTGCCGTCGTTCAGCGCGGGCGGGTGGGACGGTGAGGCGCCGCTGCCGATCGAGACGGCGGCCTTCCGCGAGGCGGACGTGGTGATCAGCGGCACGTGGTGGGGCGAGGTGCACACGAAGCCGCTGTTCTTCGACCAGATCAGAGCCCGCTCGGCCCGCTTCCTGTCCCTGCACATGACGGCCACCGCCGGCGCGCTGCTGACCGGCGCGCGGCTGCCCGCCGAGGTCTTCCACGCGCTGGTGGCCGCGGCGCTGCGCCGGCTCGGCGGCGCCGCCTCGATCAGGGTGACCTCGGCGCGCGGCACGGATCTGACGTTCTCCGGCGTCACCTTCGAGGACGCCGGCCCGGACGGCCTGCGGCCCGGCGACTGGCGGCCCTTCCCGTACGGCGGCGTGAACTGCTGGCCGACCGGCACGGAAGGCGTGCTCGTCGTCGAGGACAGCACGGTCACCGGCGTGCCGGAGGAGCCGCTGCGCATCACGCTGGAGGGCAACCTGGTGCGCAAGATCGAGGGCGGGAGTGCCGCCGCGCAGCTGCGCCGTTACGCGCCCGGCGGCTACTACATGCGCCACGCCCTGTTCGGGCTGAACCCGAAGGTCCGCGTGGCGGGCGGCACGCAGTTCGAGCGGGAGAAGCACGCCGGAGCCTTCTACTGCGGCCTCGACGGGCTGACCGACGGCGTGCCGGTCACCACGGGGCCGGGTTACGCGCACTGCGACTGCCAGGTGGACCGGCCGACCGTGGTCGTGGACGGGGAGACGTTCGTGGAGCGGGGGCGGCTGCTGCTGCTCGACGAGCCGGAGATCAGGCAGGTGGCGGCGCGGTTCGGCCCGCCGGAGGTGATCCTCGACGACAACCCCGTGATGATCCTGCCCCGCCGCTACACGGGGCTCACCGGTGCGGGCCGCAGCTTCCCCGGATGA